ATGCACGTGCTGGGGCGCGTGCTGCCTCACGGTTGCGGTCTGGCCTTGGGCTCCATCGGCTTTGGCACCATCGCGACCTTCATCACCCTGTATTACGCCACTCAGCAGTGGTCCAACGCGGTGCTGTGCCTGAGCCTGTTCGGCGCCAGTTTTATCGGTGCGCGATTGCTGTTCGGTAACCTGATCAACCGCCTCGGCGGCTTTCGCGTGGCGATTGCCTGCCTGTCGGTGGAAACCCTCGGGCTGTTGCTGCTGTGGCTGGCACCCGATGCCCATTGGGCACTGGCCGGCGCGGCGCTGAGTGGTTTCGGCTTTTCGTTGGTGTTCCCGGCGTTGGGCGTGGAAGCGGTCAACCTGGTGCCCGCCTCCAGCCGTGGCGCGGCAGTCGGGGCGTATTCGCTGTTCATCGATTTGTCGCTAGGGATCACCGGACCGCTGGCGGGTGCGATTGCGGCTGGATTCGGGTTTGCCTCGATCTTCCTGTTTGCCGCATTGGCCGCGCTGAGTGGCCTGGCACTGAGCGTTTACTTGTACCGGCAGGCGCCAAAGCACTTTAATGAAAAGCACCGCGAAGAACGCGACGCCCGTTAGAAATCCACCTTGCCGCGTCCAGCCTTGATGCTGCCGCGCTTGGTCTTGGATTCGAGCCGACGCTTCTTCGAACCGAGGGTCGGTTTGGTCGGGCGGCGTTTCTTTTCCACTTTGGTGGCGCTGAGGATCAACTCGGTCAGGCGTTCCAGCGCATCGGCGCGATTGGCTTCCTGCGTACGGTATTGCTGGGCCTTGATGATCAACACGCCTTCACTGGTGATGCGACTGTCTCGCAGCGCCAGCAGCCGTTCCTTGTAGAACTCGGGCAACGACGAGGCCGGAATGTCGAAGCGCAGGTGCACGGCGCTGGAAACCTTGTTGACGTTCTGCCCACCGGCGCCTTGGGCGCGAATGGCTGTCAACTCGATCTCGGCATCCGGCAGATGCACGTTGTTGGAAATCACCAGCATGGAAAAAAGTCCGTGTTCAGAACAAGAAGGATACCGCGAATAGATAAAAGGAATGCGGCCCCTGTGGGAGCGTGGCTTGCCCGCGATGAACGATAACGCGGTATACCTGATAAACCGCGGCGCCTGAATCGCGGGCAAGCCACGCTCCCACAGGATTTGTATGGACCCCATAAATGACAAACCCGGCACATGGCCGGGTTTGTCGTTTCTGCGCTTTGCACTTACTTGGCAGCGGAACCCGCAGCCTGCAACGCCTGCTGGGCGCTGCGCTTGTTCTTGATGCCGTAGCAGACCCACATGAACGCGACCCACACCGGAATCGCGTACACCGATATCTGGATCCCCGGGATCAGCAGCATCACGCCAAGGATGAATACCACGAACGCCAGGCAAACATAGTTGCCGTACGGGTACCACAGCGCCTTGAACAGTGGCGTCTGTTTGGTCTTGTCCATGTGCTGACGGAACTTGAAGTGCGAGAAGCTGATCATCGCCCAGTTGATCACCAGGGTGGCAACCACCAGCGACATCAACAGTTCCAGCGCGTTTTGCGGAACCAGGTAGTTCAGCAACACCGCGATCAAAGTCACAGCGGCCGACGCCAGGATCGAACGCACCGGCACACCACGCTTGTCGATTTTCGCCAAGGCCTTCGGCGCATCGCCCTGCTCGGCCATACCCAGCAGCATGCGGCTGTTGCAGTAGGTGCCGCTGTTGTACACCGACAGCGCCGCGGTCAGGACCACGAAGTTGAGGATGTGCGCGGCGGTGTTGCTACCGAGCATCGAGAACACTTGCACGAACGGGCTGCCGCTATAAGCGTCGCCGGAAGCATTCAGGGTTGCCAACAGACTGTCCCAAGGCGTCAGCGACAGCAGGACCACCAGCGCACCGATGTAGAAAATCAGGATCCGGTAGATCACCTGGTTGATGGCTTTCGGAATCACGGTTTTCGGCTTGTCGGCTTCAGCGGCGGTGAAACCGAGCATTTCCAGGCCACCGAAGGAGAACATGATGATCGCCATGGCCATCACCAGGCCGCTGACGCCGTTCGGGAAGAAGCCGCCATGGGACCACAGATTGGTCACCGAGGCTTGCGGGCCGCCATGGCCGCTGACCAGCAGATAACTGCCCAAGGCAATCATGCCGACGATCGCCACGACCTTGATGATCGCGAACCAGAACTCGGCCTCGCCGAAGACTTTGACGTTGGCCAGGTTGATCAGGTTGATCAAGACGAAGAAGCCGGCTGCCGAGACCCAGGTCGGGATGTGTGGCGCCCAGTAGTGGATGTATTTGCCGACCGCGGTCAGCTCGGACATGCCCACCAGGATGTACAGAATCCAGCAGTTCCAGCCCGACAGGAAGCCGGCAAAACCGCCCCAGTATTTGTGGGCGAAGTGGCTGAAGGAACCGGCGACGGGCTCTTCGACAATCATTTCGCCCAGTTGGCGCATGATCATGAAAGCGATGAAGCCGCAAATGGCGTAGCCGAGAATCATCGACGGGCCAGCGGATTTGAGCACGCCGGCCGAGCCGAGGAACAACCCGGTACCGATCGCGCCACCGAGGGCGATCAGTTGAATATGGCGATTTTTCAGGCCGCGTTTAAGCGTACCGGAATGCGAGTTTTGTCCACTCATGAAAAGGGTCTCACGCAAGGTTTGATGATGTTCAGTAGACGTTGCTGCAAGGTGCAGATTTCAAGCAGCGCCGATCAAACCCCAGCGCAGGCACCAGGAGTTCAGCGTTTTTACGACAGTCATGCGTCACCTGTTTGTTTTTATCTGTGACGAAATCGAACCCGACACGCTCGTGACGCGGCGGAGTGAACAAGGCGGGTAGCCTTGAAGTTTGCGCTGTTGCGCAGAGGGTCACAGTTAAAACGCGGCGCATTGTACACCTGTAACCCCCTGCTGCCAGACACCGCTGGATCAGCGCGTCGGTTGCCGGGATTGCCTGTGTTCGCCTCGAGGGTCTCGGGCGACTGCAAAAATTGAGTCAGACCTTTGCAGGTCTTCGATAAGGGCAGCGGAAAAATCGCCCTTTGGGGAGAGATGGAAATGAGTCACGGCGTTCATTGCGCCTCCTTCTTGTTATGCACCTGCACGACAGGCATGGGGCGCATCTCACCCTTCCTGCGTTGCTGAAACAAGCGTGCCAGAGCCCTTGAAGGTTACAAACCCGGCGGTTAGCGGAAGGTTTTCCTTACACACCTTTCCCTCGCGGCATTCCACGGGGTTTAAGAGCGCTTTTCGTAAGGTTTTGTTGACAAGGCGTAACGTAAATTTTCCAAATCAGATCCAGAAGCCCACTGACTGTAAATTGACGATAGGAAGCTTCCTAAGGAAATATCCTGCTTAGTTTTCTGTTTTTTATTAAGAAAATTGCCTTTCGAAAAATGGAATAAATAGTTCAAATGAAAATTGTTTAATTATTTTTTTGCATTCTAAAACCCGGTGGACTAGGTTTTCAGCGACTTGCCGAGCCGCATCGACCGGCACGTTGACGCGCTCTTCAACGAATGAAAAGCACGCCGCTGTTCTTACCGAAAAAGTCATCTAGGAGATTCACCATGCAAGCACTGGACAAAGACTTGGACACTGAACTGCAACTGGACGATTGGTTTGAAGCACCGACCCATGAAGCCGCCGTCGAAATGATGCAAGCCGACGCGGTTGTTCCGTTCGGCACGGCGATGTGGCCTCTGTAAGACATCCCGGCAGGCATGATCCGGCCGGTCGTGCCTGCCCCTTTCTCGGTTTGTCAGGGAGGACTACATGGATAAGCAACGCGCCATCTCGCATTTCCTTTACTACCTCGAACATCACCCTGCCGTTGCCGGTATCAACCCGGCGAAGGTCTTGCTCGGCCACACCGCTGATTACGAGGCACTGACCGGCGCCATCGCCGAACAGGCCGGAAACAGCCCAAGGTTCAACTTCAGCGCGATGCGTCTGGACCTCGAGCCCACCGAATTGCTGGCCCAGGCGATTACCGACAGCGATCTGTACATTTTCTTTTACGACTCTTCCACCTTGCCCAACCCGCGTCCCGACGGCCCGGAGTTTGTTCGCGCACTGCAAGCCGTGATGGCGGAAAACTGGAAGAAGTCATTGCTGTTCAAGGATTACGGCGATTACTTCTACGACACCTTCAGTGTCACCCCGCAGCGAATTGCCGGGTTGAACAGCCACTTGATCCAGCGCATGTCCCACGCCACCACCCTGAGCTTCAAAGATGATCATGGGTCGTGGTTCGAAGCACCTTTGAGCAGTATCAAGAAGTGGACCGACATCAACGGTATCGGCAACTTCGACCTGGCGCCCGGCGAGATCGCCACTCATAGCGAGGCCATTAATGGGCGGGTGAAGTTTATGGGGACTTTCCTCAGTACGATTCCATTTGCCCGCAAGTACGGCGTGTTGGCATCACCGTTGGAGTTGTGGATCGAAAACTCGACCATCAGCAAAATCGCCACCGATGTGCCGGGACTGGAACATGACTTCAACAAGTACCTGGACGCCAATCCATCCAATCGGCGAATCGAGGAGTTGGGGATCGGCACCAACGAAGGCGTGAAAGATTTGTATGCGCGCAATGCCGGGTTCGAGGAACGCCATTGCGGCTTGCACCTTGGCCTGGGTGGTGGCGCCAAGGGTAGTCATCATTTGGACCTGATCTTCTCCAGTGGCGTGTTGGCGCTGGATGATGACCCGCTGTTTGATGGGCGGTTTGTGTTTTAACCGAAAAGCTGATCGTTCCCACGCTCTGCGTGGGAATGCATCAATGGACGCTCTGCGTCCGCGGTTGGGACGCAGAGCGTCCCGGGCTGCATTCCCACGCGGAGCGTGGGAACGATTAATCAGACAAAAAAACGCCATCCCGAGGGATGGCGTTTTTCATGCAGCGCTTACCGATTACTCAGGCTTGCGACGACCGAAGCCCGGACGCTGGCCGGAACCGGCTGGCGCGCCACGACGTTTGCCCGATGGCGCATCACGGTCGACCAGCACGATGCCTGGGCGTTTCTTCGGCGCCGGCTTGGCCGGGCGCTTGGTGTCGGCCGGGCGGTCTGCCACGGGCGTACCACGACCGGCAGGCGCGCCGCGATCGCTACGACCACCGGATGGAGCGCCACGACCTTCGCCACGCTCAGTGCGACCGTTGGCCGGACGTGGCGTGCGTGGGCCGCGCTCGCCGTCCTGACGTGGCGCCGGCTTGCGGGCCGGGCGTTCGCCTTCGATCTGTGGCTCGCGGGAATCACGCGGAGCAACAGCTGTCTGGCCACCGGCTGCTGGACGCAACGTACGCACGCGCTCGGTCTTGCCCATCGGACGCGACGATTTACGCTGCATGCGATCGAGCTTGTCTTTGCTCTTGGCGTTCATTTGCGGCATCGCCACCGGCGTCAGGCCGACTTCAGCACTGAGAATGTCGACTTCGTACTGGCTCATTTCACGCCAGCGGCCCATCGGCAGGTCGGAGTTGAGGAACACCGGACCGAAACGCACGCGCTTCAGGCGGCTGACCACCAGGCCCTGGGATTCCCACAGACGACGGACTTCGCGGTTACGACCTTCCATCACCACGCAGTGGTACCAGTGGTTGAAACCTTCACCACCTGGAGCCTGTTTGATGTCGGTGAACTTGGCCGGGCCATCTTCGAGCACCACGCCTGCTTTCAGGCGTTCAATCATCTCGTCGTCGACTTCGCCACGTACACGTACCGCGTATTCACGGTCCATTTCGTAGGAGGGGTGCATCAGGCGGTTGGCCAACTCACCGTCGGTGGTGAACATCAGCAAACCGGTGGTGTTGATGTCCAGACGACCGATGTTGATCCAGCGACCTTCTTTCGGGCGCGGCATCTTGTCGAACACGGTCGGACGACCTTCAGGGTCGTTACGGGTGCAGATTTCACCGTCGGGTTTGTTGTACATGATCACGCGGCGTACCGACTCGGCGGCTTCTTCGCGCTTGATCACCCGGCCATCGATGGTGATGGCGTCATGCAGGTCGACGCGCTGGCCGAGGGTGGCGTCTTTGCCATTGACCTTGATGCGGCCGTGGCTGATCCAGGCTTCTACGTCACGGCGCGAGCCGACGCCGATACGGGCGAGGACTTTCTGCAGCTTTTCGCCTGCGGGGCCGATTTCCTGGTCGTCTTTCTGGTCGTTGATACTCATCTGGGCACCTCCCGGTGTGGTCTGTTCAGGCTTTTGCCTGAAGCGATGTAAATCTGGGTACTTTTTTGAAGCGCTTGGGCGAAGCGATCGCCGAAGGGTCGCGAATCATACGCTCATGGAGACGTTCGCGCATCAGAGACTAGCGGATCAATGACGACTTACTTGATTTTCCGCCGACCGGTGGTGCCGAACTCGATCAACCGCAGTTGATACTCCAGTCAATACAACACCCTGTGGGAGCGGGCTTGCCCGCGATAACGGTGGGTCAGCCAGCAATGATGTTGACTGACACTCCCTCTTCGCGGGCAAGCCCGCTCCCACAGGGATTCCCGTTGCCCGCAGGATTTGGGTCAATCTTCGAACTGGCGACGCTCGGCCTCGATTGCTTCTGCCAGAGCCTTGGCTTCGGCTTCTTCGTCGGTCAACTCGGGCTCGGGTTTCGATTGTTCAAGAGCGGCAACGGCGGCCAGGAGTTTTTCACGAGCTTCGGCGACGCCAAGAATGTCATCTTCCTGTTCCTGTTCTGGTTCTGGTTCTGGTTCTGGTTCGACTTCAGCTTCAGCTTCAGCCTCGACCTGAGGTTCAACTTCGGCTTCAAGCCCGGGTTGAGCCAATTCCCCTTCGCTCTCGGTCACCGCACCATCGCGCAACAAATCGTCGAAGTCTGTCTTGAGCCCTTCTTCCATGGTGTCCAGTTCCAGCAACAGTGTGTGGAAACTGGTTTCTTCCTTGGGCTCCTCCGGTTCAGCGCTGGAATCGGCCAGTTCTTGCAACCCGGCCGGCACCGGCGCGTCGTCGAAATCGAGGACAGGATCAGGTTCCAGCTCACGCAGCTCGGCGAGCGGCGGCAGGTCGTCGAGGTTTTTCAGGTTGAAGTGATCGAGAAACGCCTTGGTGGTGGCGAACATCGCGGGTTTGCCGGGTACGTCGCGGTAACCGACGATGCGGATCCACTCACGTTCCAGCAGGGTTTTCACAATGTGGCTGTTGACTGCCACGCCGCGCACGTCTTCGATCTCGCCCCGGGTGATCGGCTGACGATAGGCAATCAAGGCCATGGTTTCGAGCATGGCGCGGGAATAGCGTTGCGGCCGCTCTTCCCACAAACGTCCTACCCACGGCGCGAACTTTTCGCGGATCTGCAGGCGATACCCGGAGGCGACTTCCTTCAACTCGAAAGCACGACCGTCGCAGGATTTGGCCAGAATTGTCAGCGCTTTCTTGAAAACAGGGGGCTCGGGCCGCTCGCCTTCTTCGAAGAGTTCGAACAGGCGTTCAAGCGATTGCGGTTTTCCCGAGGCCAACAGAAAGGCTTCAAGCAGTGGCGCCAGCTCGCGGGGTTCAGTCAGGTTCATGATTCAACTCGTTATTCGGCTCGGGCCCGGACATGGATCGCCGCGAACGGCTCATTCTGCACCAGCTCGACCAAGGATTCCTTGACCAGTTCGAGGATCGCCATAAAGGTCACCACCACCCCCAGGCGCCCTTCTTCAGCGGTGAACAGCTCGACAAACGGCACAAAACCGCCGCCCTTGAGCCGTTCCAGTACATCGCTCATACGCTCACGGGTGGACAGCGCTTCACGACTGACCTGGTGGCTTTCGAACATGTCACCACGGCGCAAGACCTCGGCCATGGACATCAGCAACTCTTCCAGACTCACATCCGGCAATAGTTTGCGCGCCCGGGCTTCCGGGGCATCGAGCTTGGGCACCACCACGTCGCGGCCGACGCGGCTCAGGCCATCGATGCCTTCGGCAGCAGCCTTGAAGCGCTCGTACTCCTGCAAGCGGCGAATCAGCTCGGCACGAGGATCGTCTTCTTCGTCTTCGATCGTTTCGGCACGGGGCAACAGCATCCGCGACTTGATCTCGGCGAGCATCGCGGCCATCACCAGGTACTCGGCGGCCAGCTCCAGGCGCACCGACTGCATCAACTCGACGTACCCCATGTACTGACGGGTGATTTCCGCCACCGGGATGTCGAGGATGTTGATGTTCTGTTTGCGGATCAGGTACAGCAGCAAGTCGAGCGGGCCTTCGAAAGCTTCAAGAAAGACCTCGAGCGCATCCGGTGGAATGTACAAGTCCAGCGGCATTTCCATGACCGCCTGGCCATAGACCATGGCGAAAGGCAGTTCTTGCTGGGCGCCGGCCTGGCTGTCGACGGGTTCTACTGCAGACATCTAGGCCTCGGCCATGAAAGGCGCAGGGTCGCCGCAACCGACGCGGATGACTTCCGGCTCGCCGTCGGCGAGGCTGATCACGGTGGACGCCTTGATCCCGCCGAAACCGCCGTCGATGATCAGGTCCACCTGATGCTCGAGCAACTGGCGCATTTCGTAAGGATCGCTCAACGGGTCGGTGTCGCCGGGCATGATCAGAGTCACGCTCATCAGCGGCTCGCCAAGCTCTTCCAGCAATGCCAGGGCAATCGGATGGCTCGGCACACGCAGGCCGATGGTGCGTTTTTTCGGGTGCAGCAACAGCCGCGGGACTTCGCGGGTGGCGTTGAGAATGAAGGTGTAAGGCCCCGGCAAGTGAGCCTTGAGCACCCGGAAGGTGCCGGTATCGATCTTGGCAAACAGCCCCAACTGCGACAGGTCGCTGCAAATCAGCGCGAAGTTGTGCTTTTCATCCAGCTGACGCAGCCGGCGCACGCGCTCCACGGCATTTTTGTCGCCGATCTGGCAACCAATGGCGTAGGAAGAGTCTGTGGGATAAATCACCACCCCGCCGTTGCGGATGATCTCGACAGCCTGTTTGATCAGGCGCGGTTGCGGGTTTTCCGGATGAATCTGGAAAAATTGACTCACATTCTCTACCTGTTCAGACGGCGGTAATAATTGGGTC
This genomic stretch from Pseudomonas wuhanensis harbors:
- a CDS encoding L-threonylcarbamoyladenylate synthase, encoding MSQFFQIHPENPQPRLIKQAVEIIRNGGVVIYPTDSSYAIGCQIGDKNAVERVRRLRQLDEKHNFALICSDLSQLGLFAKIDTGTFRVLKAHLPGPYTFILNATREVPRLLLHPKKRTIGLRVPSHPIALALLEELGEPLMSVTLIMPGDTDPLSDPYEMRQLLEHQVDLIIDGGFGGIKASTVISLADGEPEVIRVGCGDPAPFMAEA
- the rluB gene encoding 23S rRNA pseudouridine(2605) synthase RluB, with the protein product MSINDQKDDQEIGPAGEKLQKVLARIGVGSRRDVEAWISHGRIKVNGKDATLGQRVDLHDAITIDGRVIKREEAAESVRRVIMYNKPDGEICTRNDPEGRPTVFDKMPRPKEGRWINIGRLDINTTGLLMFTTDGELANRLMHPSYEMDREYAVRVRGEVDDEMIERLKAGVVLEDGPAKFTDIKQAPGGEGFNHWYHCVVMEGRNREVRRLWESQGLVVSRLKRVRFGPVFLNSDLPMGRWREMSQYEVDILSAEVGLTPVAMPQMNAKSKDKLDRMQRKSSRPMGKTERVRTLRPAAGGQTAVAPRDSREPQIEGERPARKPAPRQDGERGPRTPRPANGRTERGEGRGAPSGGRSDRGAPAGRGTPVADRPADTKRPAKPAPKKRPGIVLVDRDAPSGKRRGAPAGSGQRPGFGRRKPE
- a CDS encoding leucyl aminopeptidase; the protein is MDKQRAISHFLYYLEHHPAVAGINPAKVLLGHTADYEALTGAIAEQAGNSPRFNFSAMRLDLEPTELLAQAITDSDLYIFFYDSSTLPNPRPDGPEFVRALQAVMAENWKKSLLFKDYGDYFYDTFSVTPQRIAGLNSHLIQRMSHATTLSFKDDHGSWFEAPLSSIKKWTDINGIGNFDLAPGEIATHSEAINGRVKFMGTFLSTIPFARKYGVLASPLELWIENSTISKIATDVPGLEHDFNKYLDANPSNRRIEELGIGTNEGVKDLYARNAGFEERHCGLHLGLGGGAKGSHHLDLIFSSGVLALDDDPLFDGRFVF
- a CDS encoding segregation and condensation protein A, which gives rise to MVYGQAVMEMPLDLYIPPDALEVFLEAFEGPLDLLLYLIRKQNINILDIPVAEITRQYMGYVELMQSVRLELAAEYLVMAAMLAEIKSRMLLPRAETIEDEEDDPRAELIRRLQEYERFKAAAEGIDGLSRVGRDVVVPKLDAPEARARKLLPDVSLEELLMSMAEVLRRGDMFESHQVSREALSTRERMSDVLERLKGGGFVPFVELFTAEEGRLGVVVTFMAILELVKESLVELVQNEPFAAIHVRARAE
- a CDS encoding amino acid permease, which gives rise to MSGQNSHSGTLKRGLKNRHIQLIALGGAIGTGLFLGSAGVLKSAGPSMILGYAICGFIAFMIMRQLGEMIVEEPVAGSFSHFAHKYWGGFAGFLSGWNCWILYILVGMSELTAVGKYIHYWAPHIPTWVSAAGFFVLINLINLANVKVFGEAEFWFAIIKVVAIVGMIALGSYLLVSGHGGPQASVTNLWSHGGFFPNGVSGLVMAMAIIMFSFGGLEMLGFTAAEADKPKTVIPKAINQVIYRILIFYIGALVVLLSLTPWDSLLATLNASGDAYSGSPFVQVFSMLGSNTAAHILNFVVLTAALSVYNSGTYCNSRMLLGMAEQGDAPKALAKIDKRGVPVRSILASAAVTLIAVLLNYLVPQNALELLMSLVVATLVINWAMISFSHFKFRQHMDKTKQTPLFKALWYPYGNYVCLAFVVFILGVMLLIPGIQISVYAIPVWVAFMWVCYGIKNKRSAQQALQAAGSAAK
- the arfB gene encoding alternative ribosome rescue aminoacyl-tRNA hydrolase ArfB, translated to MLVISNNVHLPDAEIELTAIRAQGAGGQNVNKVSSAVHLRFDIPASSLPEFYKERLLALRDSRITSEGVLIIKAQQYRTQEANRADALERLTELILSATKVEKKRRPTKPTLGSKKRRLESKTKRGSIKAGRGKVDF
- the scpB gene encoding SMC-Scp complex subunit ScpB, coding for MNLTEPRELAPLLEAFLLASGKPQSLERLFELFEEGERPEPPVFKKALTILAKSCDGRAFELKEVASGYRLQIREKFAPWVGRLWEERPQRYSRAMLETMALIAYRQPITRGEIEDVRGVAVNSHIVKTLLEREWIRIVGYRDVPGKPAMFATTKAFLDHFNLKNLDDLPPLAELRELEPDPVLDFDDAPVPAGLQELADSSAEPEEPKEETSFHTLLLELDTMEEGLKTDFDDLLRDGAVTESEGELAQPGLEAEVEPQVEAEAEAEVEPEPEPEPEQEQEDDILGVAEAREKLLAAVAALEQSKPEPELTDEEAEAKALAEAIEAERRQFED